TTTAAAAGATGCGACTTTTGACTATAAAAAATATTTCCAAGAAAACAGTATTTCGGAACAACAAATAACTGATGCCATCAATACCGTTATTACTCAAAATGAAGCCGTTGCTGCTGAAATAAAAGCGGGTAATCAGGGTAAGGCCGGTATTCTAGTTGGCAAAGTGATTGCCATCATTGGTAAAGGCGCATCAGGTAAAGTCATTCGCGAAGGGATTTTAAAAGCGGTTAATGCTACTGGAAGCAGCGGTAATTCAGGCTCTAGTAATAAAGAACTACCCGCAGCCACAGAAGCCGCAAAGCAAAGTGCTAAACAGGTAGAAGAAAAACTGCCAGAAACACCGCTTATCGTTAAAGATCACTATCGCACCCATAAAATATCTGAATTATCAGAGCAATCAATCTCTCAACAAGTCACCCTGTCAGGTTGGGTGGCCAGTGTACGTGATCACGGTGATTTGATGTTTATCGACTTACGTGATTCTAGCTACCAAATTTTCCAAGTACGCCTGAGTCGTGAAAGCTTCCCTAATTTTGATGAATTAGTGACTTTAAAAGCTGAGTCTGTCATTGCCGTCACGGGGATCGTTGTTCAGCGTAGAGAAGACGATTACAACCCAGGCCTAAGAACCGGTACCATTGAGCTTGAAACAACCATTCTAGAGATTTTAAATCTAGCGAGAAGCCTGCCCTTCGAAATTGCCAGGGCAACTAAAACAAGCGAAAATATTCGTTTCCAATATAAGTATCTCGATCACAGAAACAAAGAAGTGCGTAAGGTCATTATTGACCGTCACAAGGTGATTAAACTTATTAGAGATATGCTTGATGACGAAGGCTTCTTAGAAATGGAAACGCCTATCTTAAGTGCTGGAACCGATGAAGGTGCACGTGAGTTTATCGTACCCAGCCGTAAAGAATCAGGGGCATTTTATACTTTGCCTCAAGCGCCCCAGCAGTTTAAGCAAATGATAATGGTCAGTGGTTACGAAAAGTATTTCCAAGTCGCTCGCTGTTTCAGGGATGAGGACTCAAGAGGTGACCGTCAGCCAGAATTCACTCAGTTAGACATTGAAATGGCCTATGCCAGCATGCAAGACATCATCGACTTGAATACTAAAATGTTCAATACAGTGGTGAGAAAAATTTATGGCAAAAAATGGAAATTACATGACTTTGCAGTCATCACCTACAAAGATGCTATGGATAAATACGGTTGCGACCGTCCAGACTTGCGCTTTGGCTTACAAATGCAAGACATTACCGATATTGTCAAAGATACAAGCTTCCAAGTATTCAGTAAGCCAATAGAACAAGGTGGTATTGTTAAGTGTATTAAAGTCTCTGCAGAAGAACAAGGTGGTAAGCGTCTATCTAAAGGGCAAATCGAAAACCTTACAGCACTTGCTCAGCAAAACGGACTGGGTGGACTGGCGTATATATTTGTCAACGAAAACGATTTGCAGTCACCCATTATTAAGTTCTTGGGCGAAGACATTGCTGCGAAAATTATTGCTGCAAGCGACGCGCAAGTTGGCGACGTGGTGTTTTTCTCTGCTGCCAGTTATGCCGTGGCAAACAAGGCATTAGATGTGGTGCGTCAAGAGCTAGGTAAGATGCTCAAGCTAATCGATCCTAAGGAGCTTCGACCTGCTTGGGTCGTAGACTTCCCTATGTTTGAGAAAACGGATGACGGCAGATGGACCTTTACTCACAACCCCTTCTCTATGCCTGCTATTACTGACATAGAAAAACACATGAATGGTAAAGAAGAAGAGATAGGCAATATCATTGCCCAGCAATACGATTTAGTGCTCAATGGTTACGAAATTGGTGGTGGCTCAGTCCGTGCCCATAAACCTGAGATCTTAGAGGCTACCTACAAAAATATGGGATACAACAAAGATGATATGCTGAAAAGCGTAGGCACTTTGTACAAAGCATTCCATTATGGCGCGCCGCCACATGGTGGGATCGCCTGGGGTATCGATCGCCTAATGATGTTGTTAGGTAAGAAAAATTCTATTCGTGAGGTGATGGTCTTCCCTAAAACGGGATCCAGCGAAGATTTACTCTTTAACGCTCCTTCGAAATTATCTGATAAAAAGGTTGAAGAAATGAACGTTAAGATAATCAGAAAGCAATAATACCAATCCATCTTGATATAACCCCAAAGCGGCTGACAACAGCCGCTTTTTGTCATAACCACTTTCACTCTTTAGTGCTCAACTAAATACTGGGCAATTAATTCTGTTCTCAAACTCGGTATAATCAGTAACCTATCTACAAAGATAGAAATCAGAGCATACCTCTGGTTTTTATTCCTACAATATCAATTAAAAGTAAAAGCAATTATCTCAGGACTACCATTTTGATAATTTCTAAACAAAACATCATTATTTACAAAACATGAGTCCATCCACCGCCCCTCCGTTAGTATGTATAAATTTATATAAGAAGCAGGCACTGGGATGTGTTTTAGTTAATCTGAACTCGGATTTTATATATTGTGGATACTTGATTTTTATCGATAACTCAATACCTTGAAAATAGTTTTTCATTTTCAGTTCTCATTAATGCTCACTCTATGATGATATTTTTGTGTATAGTAAGACGGACTTTCTAGTAATGAACAGTTATTGACTAGATAATCTATAACACCGCTAGACGCAATGAGATCATTAAAAATGAGATTCGGTTAACCCCAACTCAGATTAGTTATAGTGAAAACAGTAATCATGGCATGGTATAAATCTATTTTTAAAGGCGGTTTTCTTGAATTCTAAACATTCAAATTTGATTTATTTATCTATATTGTTGTTAATAACAATCATAGCGCTATTAAGTTACCCGCTTATACCCAAAAGAGAAATACAGCTATTACCTAATTTAGCCTATCAAACATTTAATAGAATAGATAAAAACGCCCCTTTTAACAGCGAAGCAAGATGGCTTACCGAAGATCACTCAAAATGGTATTGCCATATAAAAGCAGGCTCAAGTATTCCCTCTTGTAGTTTTGGCCAATTTTACAATCAAGATGTCAACAGCTGGTTTACTGGAATTGATTTGAGTCAATATCAAAAGCTAATTTTTGATGTCGAATACCAAGGACCGGCTTCTTTTTTTCGAATATATTTTCGTAATTTCGACCCTGATTTCAGCAAACAAAATGACTTTAATAGTGCTCAATTTATTAGCACAACTATCAGAAAAATCGATTTCAACCAGCCACTAGAATTTGACCTTAAAGAACTAAGTCTTGCGCAATGGTGGCTGAATGAATTTGATGTCCCCAATAAATTAGCAAAGCTAAACTATGAGCATGTAATAGAGTTTGGACTCGATTTTAACGAAAGGTCTCCCTTAGGGGAACATCTATTCCAAATCAATAAAATAGCTCTCAGTGGCGCTTATATTGAAAAAGAACATTGGTATCTTGGTATCTTAATTTTATGGATGTTAGGGATTTCCTTTCGAGTAATTTATCAATTAAATAAACTCTATAAACACTCGAAACATGGACAAATTCGGCTTACCGAAATGACAAATTACGCAGAAGCATTAAAACAAGAATCCGCAGCCTATAAAAACATGTCAGTAACCGATGTTTTGACAAAAACCTTAAATCGATATGGTTTACAGAGACAGCTGCAATTGTTATGTCACAATTTAAATAATAACCAGGATATAGGTCTCATAGTTTTAGATATCGACCATTTTAAAAGGATTAACGATACACTCGGTCATGATGTAGGAGATGAGGTATTAAGTAACATTGGAGGTTTATTACTTAATTCAACTCGGACTACCGATGTTATTTCACGCTGGGGAGGAGAAGAGTTTGTATTGGTTTGTCCAAATACAGATGGTCCTGAGTTATTAGCTTTAGCAGAAAAAATTCGGATAAAAATCAGTCAATTTGAATTTTCCGAACACAAAACCTTAAAAATAACGGTAAGTGTGGGTATTTCAGCCATAAAAAATTCTATCGATTTCGAACGGGCATTTAAATTGGCGGATGACGCTTTATTTAAAGCAAAAGAAAAAGGTAGAAATTGTTGTGTTATGACCCCAAATTTCTTAGATAAATATAACTAACCTTAGCTCGAGATAAGCCTAGCCTCTCGAAAGGCTCTTTTTGCACCTAGCTGCGTTGGATTTTCTAGTAATAGCCCGCTATTACGTACGAAAAGCCGCCTTTCTATACACGAAAAATTTCGTCATCGAATAAACATTACCCCAAATATAACTAGATCATATTTTTAAGTGTTTGAATTGTAGGTAAAATTCAATACGACACTCATCATCCCGAGTCTGGTTAACTAATAACCAGTGTTAAACCATAATTCACTTCTGTTTATAGGTGTATTAATTGGTAAGAAAGTATTCTCTAATGTGTATATGTTTCTATTGTTAATTTTACTTTTATCAATAAAATCCTGATAAGTTTCAACAAAAAGAGCGTCAAATTCACCATTTTTTATTGCTCGTTCCAAGCCCGTATTAATCAAATGGGCTAAGGGAGTGCTCTTCGAGTTCACGAAAAAATATACAGCAGCAGGATAATACAGCCCTAAAGTAGGCTGTATTATAATTTTTTTATTAGAAGGAAAGTTACTTAACTCTTCTCTAATCTCCAGCATAGAACGCGGAAAAAAATCTCCTTGCGCGCTTACTAACATTTTAGCTAACTCTGCTGGCGTTGAATTAGTCAATACATCAAAACCATTAGATTGCAAAATTTTGGTATCTGGCCAGTCACTTCCTTGAATTGGAGTGAGTTTAAGTAGATGCTCTAACTTTTGGATATACTTAAAACGCTCAGACATATCATCACGGATTAAAAACAAACGCCAACCCACCAGTCCCTTGTATATAGGTATTCGAATAGGTAAAAGTTCCTTCTCTCGCTGTTTATCTGTCATACTCCATACAACATTAATTTCTCTATTATCTTTTAATCGATTTAGATTTTTTCCTTGAGGATAAAACTTTCTGGAAGGAATAAGCTCGTATTTGACCCCCGTTTGTTGTAAAGCCAAAGCCAATACTTTTAGCGGATACTCAGAACTTTTATCACTGTCTGAACTAGGCCTAGGATAAGTAATCTTCCAAGTTGCCGACAAAACATCTGCACAAACTGTCAATAATAACAGCCCGCTTAATATCGACAAGACTCTACGCCCTTGTTTACCCTGCATACGAATTAACACTCCATTTGAACAAAATAATTAAGGCTACTCTATACCAATAAATTTATGAGTTTGTAATGACAAACGCCAATTACGCGCTATACAAGTTTTGATTGCAAGTTCAGTTGCTCTTTTTTGCTGGCTTATCGGTTGTAGGTACACATTAGGCATAGGCTTATCATCCAATAAACTTAATACTTGGTCCAGCTCGTCTATATGTTTTTCCATGGCGATAGGATGTTTTATCTCATTGGCTCTTAGCATGGCGCTTTTTAACACCTTTCTTCCACCAGGCATATTCACTTTAGGAGAAACTGTTACCCAAGTATCAGCATGGGCTAATATCTCGTAGGTACCACTAGTTTCAATTTGAACTGAATAACCTTCATCAAGTAAACGACTAGTGATAGCAGTTAAATCATATAAGCATGGTTCTCCACCGGTAATCACTACATGTTTAGCCATATAACCTTGGACAGAAAACAAAGATAATAACTGCTCGATAGTTTGTTCAAACCAAGTGTTAGATTCACTATTTTCAGCCATCACTACAGTACTAGAACGTTTGAATTCAGGATCTACTGTCCAAGTATGCTGGGTATCACACCAAGGACAGCCAACAGGACAACCTTGTAAACGTACAAAAATAGATGGCAGACCGGTGTAACTGCCCTCCCCCTGTAATGACTCAAATACTTCATTAATTTTATAAGAACTCAAAAACTCTCCTTTGGGTCTAAAGACCTACCAATCATATTTTGTCACAGATATGGGAATTTATAGCTGGATCACTTAACATTACCACCAATTAATTGATTATAGAGAAGCAAACTTAATGTCTCAAAAGGTAGTGGTTATTTTTTCAGGTGGCATGGACTCATTCACAGTGCTCAATCTTGCCCATAAACAAGGACATGAAATCTATGCCTTGTCTTTTGATTACGGGCAACGACATAAAAAAGAATTAGATTATGCCAGCCGTGCCTGTAAAGAGTTAGCTATTCATCACAAAATTGTCGATATTTCTGCAATAAACCAATTAATAGGTGGTTCATCCCTAACATCTGATATTGAAGTCGCAGAAGGTCACTATGCAGAAGACAGTATGAAAACCACAGTAGTGCCTAACCGCAATATGATCCTACTTTCTATGGCTGTGGGTTATGCAGTGTCAATTGAGGCGAATAAAGTGTATTACGGCGCCCATTCAGGCGACCATGCTATCTACCCTGATTGTCGTCCTGAGTTTGTCCATAAAATGAATGATGTATGTGCCATAGCCAATTACGAAGCGGTAGAAATAGTCACCCCTTACTTAGAAGTGAGTAAAATAGCAATCTTAAAAGCAGGAATAGAAATGGGTTTAGATTATGGAAAAACATGGACCTGTTACAACGGCCGAGAACAAGCCTGCGGTAAATGTGGAGCTTGCCAAGAACGCTTAGAAGCTTTTACCGAAAACCAAATAACAGATCCTTTAGAATACGAAGGTTAAATTGTCCTCTACAGAAAATTTAATAGCTGAATTAACTAATCTCTATTGAGCTCGCAGAACTATTCGATTAGAATTAAGTTAGTTTGGTTTAATATGCTCAAGGGAAATACAGTGAAAAAATTACTTATAGCTGCAAGTGCGGCATTATGTGTAGGTTTAACTCCTGCCATAGCTCAAGAAACTCCTGGGGGTTCAAACTCTTCAGGTAACGCTTTTGGCGCAGTGGCCAAACAAACAGTTGCAGCGGCAGCGGTCGGTGGAACTTTACTTGTAGCCATGGTTTCTAACAACCGTGGTTCAACCACAGTTGTTCTGCCACCTGATGAATGTCAAGACGGTGAAATATTAGTCGGTGGTGTTTGTGTTGAAGAACCAACACCAGAATGTACTGGCAGTGATCCTCTTGTTGATGGTGTATGTATTGGTACAGGTACTACCACTACAGTAACGGGTACTGGTACTAACACTAGTACAGTTGAAATTAATACAACTGTTACTTACCTACCAAGCATACCTTCTGCTTAATATGTTTTAAATTTTATAAAGCCGCCTTTAGGCGGCTTTTTTATTGTATTAATTTGGGTGAACCGTCTTTAATGAAGTTAAGCACAATTCCTTTTATAGTATTTTCACTATTTGCTTTAACAAGTTGTAGTGGCACTTATCGAGCTTATTATCAGACCCTGCGTATAGCTTTTGAAAATACACCAGATGCAATAGTTTCATATAAAAAAGTACAAGATTCCGAAGTTGATCTTGCTTCCATTAGACGTGGGAAGCGCCCAAAAGCAATTTTAGCCTTAGCTTATTTGGAAGATACCCAACATAAATGGGTTTCTGCAGATAACGCAATGTTCGTCATTGAAAAAGGCCGAATTGTTCGCACATTAGGGCTCAATGAAAACTTACTGTTTTTATCAAATACCGCAGAAGATCCGCTTAAAAGCTTAAACAATAATAAAAGTTGGTCCCGGATAGCCGACTGGACTGGGGATCAATATGGATATGCGATTGAATCAACTTTTTCTTCTGGTGAGAATGAAATTTTAACTGAGCTATCAGTGTCACTTGATACTGTTAAATATACTGAATATGTGACCTATACAACGCCCTCAACATATATCCAACCAAATCGTTCTTGGAGCAATACATTTTGGTTTGAGAGAAATAGTGGGACCTTAATAAAAAGTGTTCAAACATTAGTTCCGCTATCAGAAACGATTGAACTAGTTTATCTAAGTCGTATCGCACGTATTCATTCAAATGTTACCGAAAGAAATTTATGAAAAAAATCCCATCACTTTTTTACCTTTTACTTTTATTCCTATTTACGGGTAAAAGTTCAGCAAATACAGAAATTCTGTTAAACCAACAATACCTAAAGTTCGATAAAGCCCCTTTGTTGGCTGAAGTACTCGCTAATATTGAGAATAAACAAAACATTTATTGGCCTGCGGCAACATTTTATTCAATTTCAGATAAAAATATTGAAATAACTAGAAATATAATACTCAAAAGATTGTCAGCAATAACTAAAAATAAACAAACAGACGAAATTATAAATAGTCTTAAACGAACACTATTGAATTGGCATATTGCAGAGAGGCTACCCATCAAAATTAATTATGATCTAGCTAGAACAGTCAATGCTCACAACCCAGTTATCACAGCAGGTCAATATATTTTATCGGCGTATTCCCGAAGTAGCCGTGTCATTATATTTGGCGCCTTAAAAGACAAAACTGAACTAATTATCCCCCATAAAAACCACACTCTAGCCGCAGATTATATAACAGATGATATGTTGTCTTCTTTAGCAGACACTGAACAGATGGTGTTAATTCAGGCAGATGGGAGAATCATAGAAGTTGATACTTTAGATTGGAATAAAACCCCCATAGAAGCTATGCCTGGTAGCCAGATTTATATCCCATTTAAAGTATCTTTTGGGGATAATAAAATGAAGTTACTAAATCAACAAATAATAACCCTAGCAGTTAACAGAGTAATGCCATGATATCCCACAGAGTCATATTATTTTTCACATTACTTTTCGCTGTTTTTCATACAAAAGCAGAACAATCCCAAATTCAGTGGAACCAAATACCTTTAGGTAGTTCCTTAATGGTGCATGGCGGAACGGGATTAATTCAAACACCTACGTCACGCATGCTTAGCGATGGAGATTTAATCGCCAGCTATACAGATAATGATGAATATCGGTTTATGTCGGCAACAATACAATTATTTCCTTGGATGCAAACAACTGTAAGGTACACCGATGTTCGTACTCAATTATATAGTCAAGTTGACACTTTCAGCGGTAACCAAACATTAAAAGATAAAGGTATAGATGTTAAGTTTAGATTGTTAAAAGAATCATCTTACTTTCCAGAGTTATCTGTAGGTTTTAGAGATTTTGGTGGCACTGGCTTTTTCGAAAGTGAATTTATAGGCTTAAGTAAACAAGTTGGAAAAATTGATTTCCACTTGAATATGGGCTGGGGGTACCTAGGGACAGATAATAATATTTCTAATCCTCTGTGTGAATTAAAAGATACCTTTTGTCATCGTCCGCTTGGCTATACAGGTAATGGCGGTAAAATTGACTACCAAAGATTTTTCAAAGGAACAACATCCATATTTGGAGGAATTGAATATCAAACTCCATGGCAGCCTCTACGCTTAAAACTAGAATATGAAGGCAATAATTATGTTACCGACAGAGCAGGTCAATTATCTCAAGATAGTAAGTGGAATATAGGCGCGGCTTACCTTTGGAATGGTTTTGATTTTAGTGTTAATTACCAAAGAGGAAATACTATTGGCTTTGGAGTTAATTATAACTTTAACTTACATACCATTAAACAAGTAAAATATGATCGCCCCCCAAGAGATATAACAAAAATTAAAAATGATTTTAATATGGATAGAGTAGACCGAACTCGACTAACACAAGATTTACTCTATCAAGGAGGATTTGCAGTGAGTACATCTCATATTACTGCAGATACTTTTACCCTCTACGGACAACAAACTAGCTATAGAGATAAAGATGAAGCTATCCAAAGAGTCGGGAGAATTATCGCATCAGAACTACCAGAATCAATTAATCAATATAAGATAGTCAATACTTCAGCCTCTGTGCCTATAGTTGAAACAGTAATAAATGCAGATGAATTTAAAAAGCATGCCAAATATCAAACTGTCAAACCGGATATTAAATCAACTTATTGGCGTCAAGGTCTGAGTCAAGACAGTATCGATAATTACAATCCAACTAATAACAGTGGTTTTTTTACTGGTTTAGAAACATTCTGGATACAAACTTTCGGCAATCCTGAAGCTTTTTACCTATATCAAGCAGGTGTATTACTCAATGG
The sequence above is a segment of the Paraglaciecola sp. L3A3 genome. Coding sequences within it:
- the gatB/aspS gene encoding bifunctional amidotransferase subunit GatB/aspartate--tRNA ligase AspS, producing the protein MDLDYLNDLLEKHDLELVIGLETHVRLNTKTKLFCACPNKESDTPNQNICSVCTGQMGVLPALNKEAISKAIYFGKAVNSSFSNSVISWDRKHYEYPDNPKNIQITQFHNPIIPDGEISCFRKDGSQFTVSLTQVHIEEDAAKLMHEKDISLVDFNKAGVPLIEIVTDPCVRNIEDASIYAQYIQRIVQSIGISEANLEKGEFKSDVSVSLRKRNTSGLNPRTEIKNLNSFKFMVESLKEEVEKQLNYYLEHEEFRPDQTTVLWDEDLKQTKVMRKKEYEADYRFISEPDLPFVDISQTVQGIEVDLATLPFAIESILIEGGVVPQDAKFFTAESVRAQTFMDINNVLKDPLFIARTLVNVIPADDYVNIQDTAVITDIFAQFKDGKVNSVLVQKAVSEYLKDATFDYKKYFQENSISEQQITDAINTVITQNEAVAAEIKAGNQGKAGILVGKVIAIIGKGASGKVIREGILKAVNATGSSGNSGSSNKELPAATEAAKQSAKQVEEKLPETPLIVKDHYRTHKISELSEQSISQQVTLSGWVASVRDHGDLMFIDLRDSSYQIFQVRLSRESFPNFDELVTLKAESVIAVTGIVVQRREDDYNPGLRTGTIELETTILEILNLARSLPFEIARATKTSENIRFQYKYLDHRNKEVRKVIIDRHKVIKLIRDMLDDEGFLEMETPILSAGTDEGAREFIVPSRKESGAFYTLPQAPQQFKQMIMVSGYEKYFQVARCFRDEDSRGDRQPEFTQLDIEMAYASMQDIIDLNTKMFNTVVRKIYGKKWKLHDFAVITYKDAMDKYGCDRPDLRFGLQMQDITDIVKDTSFQVFSKPIEQGGIVKCIKVSAEEQGGKRLSKGQIENLTALAQQNGLGGLAYIFVNENDLQSPIIKFLGEDIAAKIIAASDAQVGDVVFFSAASYAVANKALDVVRQELGKMLKLIDPKELRPAWVVDFPMFEKTDDGRWTFTHNPFSMPAITDIEKHMNGKEEEIGNIIAQQYDLVLNGYEIGGGSVRAHKPEILEATYKNMGYNKDDMLKSVGTLYKAFHYGAPPHGGIAWGIDRLMMLLGKKNSIREVMVFPKTGSSEDLLFNAPSKLSDKKVEEMNVKIIRKQ
- a CDS encoding GGDEF domain-containing protein, whose translation is MNSKHSNLIYLSILLLITIIALLSYPLIPKREIQLLPNLAYQTFNRIDKNAPFNSEARWLTEDHSKWYCHIKAGSSIPSCSFGQFYNQDVNSWFTGIDLSQYQKLIFDVEYQGPASFFRIYFRNFDPDFSKQNDFNSAQFISTTIRKIDFNQPLEFDLKELSLAQWWLNEFDVPNKLAKLNYEHVIEFGLDFNERSPLGEHLFQINKIALSGAYIEKEHWYLGILILWMLGISFRVIYQLNKLYKHSKHGQIRLTEMTNYAEALKQESAAYKNMSVTDVLTKTLNRYGLQRQLQLLCHNLNNNQDIGLIVLDIDHFKRINDTLGHDVGDEVLSNIGGLLLNSTRTTDVISRWGGEEFVLVCPNTDGPELLALAEKIRIKISQFEFSEHKTLKITVSVGISAIKNSIDFERAFKLADDALFKAKEKGRNCCVMTPNFLDKYN
- a CDS encoding transporter substrate-binding domain-containing protein, producing the protein MQGKQGRRVLSILSGLLLLTVCADVLSATWKITYPRPSSDSDKSSEYPLKVLALALQQTGVKYELIPSRKFYPQGKNLNRLKDNREINVVWSMTDKQREKELLPIRIPIYKGLVGWRLFLIRDDMSERFKYIQKLEHLLKLTPIQGSDWPDTKILQSNGFDVLTNSTPAELAKMLVSAQGDFFPRSMLEIREELSNFPSNKKIIIQPTLGLYYPAAVYFFVNSKSTPLAHLINTGLERAIKNGEFDALFVETYQDFIDKSKINNRNIYTLENTFLPINTPINRSELWFNTGY
- the queE gene encoding 7-carboxy-7-deazaguanine synthase QueE; this translates as MSSYKINEVFESLQGEGSYTGLPSIFVRLQGCPVGCPWCDTQHTWTVDPEFKRSSTVVMAENSESNTWFEQTIEQLLSLFSVQGYMAKHVVITGGEPCLYDLTAITSRLLDEGYSVQIETSGTYEILAHADTWVTVSPKVNMPGGRKVLKSAMLRANEIKHPIAMEKHIDELDQVLSLLDDKPMPNVYLQPISQQKRATELAIKTCIARNWRLSLQTHKFIGIE
- the queC gene encoding 7-cyano-7-deazaguanine synthase QueC — encoded protein: MSQKVVVIFSGGMDSFTVLNLAHKQGHEIYALSFDYGQRHKKELDYASRACKELAIHHKIVDISAINQLIGGSSLTSDIEVAEGHYAEDSMKTTVVPNRNMILLSMAVGYAVSIEANKVYYGAHSGDHAIYPDCRPEFVHKMNDVCAIANYEAVEIVTPYLEVSKIAILKAGIEMGLDYGKTWTCYNGREQACGKCGACQERLEAFTENQITDPLEYEG
- a CDS encoding YjbF family lipoprotein, with product MKLSTIPFIVFSLFALTSCSGTYRAYYQTLRIAFENTPDAIVSYKKVQDSEVDLASIRRGKRPKAILALAYLEDTQHKWVSADNAMFVIEKGRIVRTLGLNENLLFLSNTAEDPLKSLNNNKSWSRIADWTGDQYGYAIESTFSSGENEILTELSVSLDTVKYTEYVTYTTPSTYIQPNRSWSNTFWFERNSGTLIKSVQTLVPLSETIELVYLSRIARIHSNVTERNL
- a CDS encoding capsule biosynthesis GfcC family protein; this translates as MKKIPSLFYLLLLFLFTGKSSANTEILLNQQYLKFDKAPLLAEVLANIENKQNIYWPAATFYSISDKNIEITRNIILKRLSAITKNKQTDEIINSLKRTLLNWHIAERLPIKINYDLARTVNAHNPVITAGQYILSAYSRSSRVIIFGALKDKTELIIPHKNHTLAADYITDDMLSSLADTEQMVLIQADGRIIEVDTLDWNKTPIEAMPGSQIYIPFKVSFGDNKMKLLNQQIITLAVNRVMP
- a CDS encoding YjbH domain-containing protein → MVHGGTGLIQTPTSRMLSDGDLIASYTDNDEYRFMSATIQLFPWMQTTVRYTDVRTQLYSQVDTFSGNQTLKDKGIDVKFRLLKESSYFPELSVGFRDFGGTGFFESEFIGLSKQVGKIDFHLNMGWGYLGTDNNISNPLCELKDTFCHRPLGYTGNGGKIDYQRFFKGTTSIFGGIEYQTPWQPLRLKLEYEGNNYVTDRAGQLSQDSKWNIGAAYLWNGFDFSVNYQRGNTIGFGVNYNFNLHTIKQVKYDRPPRDITKIKNDFNMDRVDRTRLTQDLLYQGGFAVSTSHITADTFTLYGQQTSYRDKDEAIQRVGRIIASELPESINQYKIVNTSASVPIVETVINADEFKKHAKYQTVKPDIKSTYWRQGLSQDSIDNYNPTNNSGFFTGLETFWIQTFGNPEAFYLYQAGVLLNGGYSFNGKSAISGTLKVNLFENFDKFNYTSDGGESTLPRVRTNVREYVSNRNITMENLFLHWNDRIATNLYAQVYGGYLESMYAGLGTELLYSAVDSNLSFGFDINYVQQRSYENNYELFDYKVLTGHANIYWQPEFLKDSLLTFNIGQYLARDKGVTIDFAKRFDSGIVVGAYASITNASAEDYGEGSFTKGFYLSIPFDLFSLTPAKGQAKIPWVPISRDGGQALNRPVKLRSLTSERSSFN